A part of Ascochyta rabiei chromosome 3, complete sequence genomic DNA contains:
- a CDS encoding putative component of NuA3 histone acetyltransferase complex, producing the protein MPKRKNQAPANGKSKKRAISDDEAHKNFDAGLFDSKRLAGYTDYYAESQPYKHAVINKLVDDTLLRKVREEIREHISFTPKETDIYKIHQSGDLANLDGLDDSALKRLPSLLTLRDSLYSSAFRKYLSSITGSGPLSGKKTDMAVNVYTPGCHLLCHDDVIGSRRVSWILYLLDPDKPWKPEYGGALRLYPTEHRRTSDGDEVKVPSPDFSLVIPPAWNQLSFFTVQPGESFHDVEEVYKRSLEEREEEDGGRVRMAISGWFHIPQEGEEGYEEGLEEKLAEKSSLAQLQGGKADVFDEPQAHWVENPDWEEQAKQDGDDVELTETEIDFLIKYMNPNYLTPDTVEEVSELFQNESSLRLAGFLSAKFSARLREYLESKDHEASPSLPSNPHNKDAKVGTARPPHKQRYLYRQAVQPIPSEGYPENSGMTPYDELVDNLFPHPAFTKWISLVTGATLTKSNIFARRFRRGLDYTLATAYEEEDPQLEVCLGITPSKGWGDDDDEAEEEAEEEPKENGSSGKGKGKGKAKTNGKSEPKQKQEEEEVGGYEMYMAGEDEDDAPTGEPSTSTGAGQRRKAKADPAIYKSAGDDEDDGILFSQPAAWNNLAIVLRDRGVLRFTKYVSKSAKGDRWDVCAEYGVEFGDDDDEDDEE; encoded by the exons ATGCCGAAGCGTAAGAACCAGGCGCCTGCCAATGGCAAGTCGAAGAAGAGAGCCATCTCGGACGACGAAGCGCACAAGAACTTCGACGCAGGCCTGTTCGATAGCAAGCGGCTCGCCGGCTACACAGACTACTATGCCGAGTCGCAACC CTACAAGCACGCCGTCATCAACAAGCTCGTTGACGATACGCTCTTGCGCAAAGTGCGCGAGGAAATCCGTGAGCACATCTCCTTCACGCCCAAGGAGACGGACATCTACAAGATCCACCAGTCCGGCGATCTGGCGAACCTCGACGGCCTCGACGACTCGGCGCTCAAGCGCTTGCCCTCGCTGCTCACCCTCCGCGACTCGCTCTACTCGTCCGCATTCCGTAAATACTTGTCTTCCATCACTGGGTCTGGCCCGTTGAGCGGGAAGAAGACAGACATGGCTGTCAACGTGTACACACCCGGTTGTCACTTGCTGTGTCACGACGATGTCATTGGGAGCCGGCGCGTGAGCTGGATCTTGTACTTGCTGGACCCAGACAAACCATGGAAGCCCGAGTATGGAGGTGCACTGCGCTTGTACCCTACCGAGCACAGGAGGACATCAGATGGCGACGAGGTCAAAGTCCCATCGCCGGATTTCTCGCTCGTGATCCCGCCTGCCTGGAACCAGCTCTCTTTCTTCACGGTCCAGCCTGGAGAGAGCTTTCACGATGTAGAGGAGGTTTACAAGAGGAGTCTCGAAGagagggaagaggaggatggCGGCAGAGTGCGCATGGCGATCAGCGGCTGGTTCCACATCCCACAAGAAGGCGAAGAGGGGTACGAGGAGGGTCTGGAGGAGAAGCTCGCCGAGAAGAGCTCCCTTGCGCAACTGCAAGGCGGCAAGGCTGATGTCTTTGACGAGCCTCAGGCGCATTGGGTGGAGAACCCAGACTGGGAAGAGCAGGCCAAGCAGGATGGCGACGACGTCGAACTCACAGAGACGGAGATCGACTTCCTGATCAAGTACATGAATCCCAACTATCTTACCCCGGATACCGTCGAAGAAGTCTCAGAGCTCTTCCAGAATGAGTCGTCTTTACGACTTGCCGGTTTCCTGTCCGCCAAGTTCTCTGCGCGCCTGCGTGAGTACCTCGAGTCCAAGGACCACGAAGCCAGTCCAAGTCTGCCATCCAACCCTCACAACAAGGACGCGAAAGTCGGTACTGCACGCCCGCCACACAAGCAGCGTTACCTCTATCGTCAGGCCGTTCAACCCATCCCATCAGAAGGTTACCCTGAGAACAGCGGCATGACACCTTACGATGAGCTCGTCGACAATCTCTTCCCGCACCCAGCATTCACAAAATGGATCTCCCTCGTAACGGGCGCTACCCTCACAAAGAGCAACATCTTCGCACGCCGCTTCCGTCGCGGCCTCGACTATACGCTCGCCACCGCCTACGAAGAGGAAGACCCGCAGCTAGAAGTCTGTCTTGGCATCACGCCATCCAAGGGCTggggcgacgacgacgacgaggcaGAGGAAGAGGCAGAAGAGGAGCCCAAGGAAAACGGTAGCTCAGGCAAGGGCAAAGGAAAGGGCAAAGCCAAGACAAACGGCAAGTCGGAACCCAAGCAGAAgcaggaagaggaagaagtcGGCGGCTACGAAATGTACATGGCCGGTGAAGACGAAGATGATGCGCCCACCGGCGAGCCATCGACCAGCACAGGAGCTGGCCAGCGTCGCAAGGCAAAGGCGGATCCAGCCATCTACAAGAGCGCGGgagacgacgaagacgacgggATTCTGTTCAGCCAGCCGGCTGCGTGGAACAACCTCGCAATTGTACTCCGTGATAGGGGGGTGTTGAGATTCACAAAGTATGTCAGCAAGAGCGCAAAGGGCGACCGGTGGGACGTGTGTGCAGAGTACGGAGTCGAGTTTggcgacgatgatgatgaggACGATGAAGAGTAG
- a CDS encoding Ethanolaminephosphotransferase produces the protein MSLPPPVTSPKMPPSKDTAKHECVSEDALQHLRTYKYSSVDKSFISRYILKHYWNGFVELLPMWIAPNLVTLLGFFFILGNVALLELYVPDLVGPAPSWVYYSFAFGMWMYSTMDNVDGKQARRTGTSSPLGELFDHGIDSLNCTLASLLETAAVGYGSTKIGAFTALVPVLPMFLSTWETYHTHTLYLGYFNGPTEGLILACTFICMSGYFGPEIWSTPLAHYFPSYKAEIGNVTLKELWIPIILFAFFVAHVPACLVNVAKARRSRNQPFLPTLYEWTPLVIFTVCTMAWLGSPYSHLLEDNHLVLYCLTMSLVFGRMTTKIILAHLTHQPFPYWTIMLAPMIGGALLVNHPYFTISGTTFGPLSANTELWYLRAYFVFAAVVYGRWAHLVITSICDYLGINCLTIPKQTREKNSKTNGTANSTYPEKGRTD, from the exons ATGTCGCTCCCTCCCCCCGTCACCAGCCCCAAGATGCCGCCGAGCAAAG ACACTGCAAAGCACGAGTGCGTGTCCGAGGATGCGCTGCAGCACCTCAGGACGTACAAATACTCGAGCGTCGACAAATCCTTCATCTCCCGCTACATCCTCAAGCATTAC TGGAATGGCTTTGTGGAACTGCTCCCCATGTGGATCGCCCCCAACCTGGTCACGTTGCTCGGCTTCTTCTTCATCCTGGGCAATGTCGCGCTGCTTGAACTCTACGTGCCGGATCTGGTCGGACCG GCACCATCGTGGGTATACTACAGCTTCGCCTTCGGCATGTGGATGTATTCCACCATGGACAACGTCGACGGCAAGCAAGCACGCCGCACTGGTACCTCGAGTCCGCTGGGAGAGCTCTTCGA TCACGGAATTGACTCCCTAAATTGCACCCTTGCAAGTCTTCTAGAGACCGCAGCTGTTGGATACGGCTCAACCAAGATTGGCGCCTTCACTGCTCTTGTGCCGGTGCTGCCCATGTTCCTCTCTACCTGGGAGACGTACCACACACATACACTGTATCTTGGATATTTCAACGGTCCAACAG AGGGTTTGATCCTTGCGTGCACCTTCATCTGCATGTCTGGCTATTTCGGTCCTGAGATCTGGTCGACTCCGCTGGCCCACTACTTCCCATCCTACAAGGCAGAGATTGGCAACGTCACACTGAAAGAGCTGTGGATACCCATCATCCTGTTCGCTTTCTTCGTTGCCCACGTGCCAGCATGTCTGGTGAACGTGGCAAAGGCACGTCGCTCGAGGAACCAGCCCTTCCTCCCAACCCTCTACGAGTGGACACCGCTGGTCATCTTCACTGTATGTACCATGGCATGGCTCGGATCGCCATACTCTCATCTGCTTGAGGATAACCACCTCGTCCTGTACTGCCTGACCATGTCTCTGGTTTTTGGCCGCATGACGACCAAGATCATCCTGGCCCACCTCACCCACCAGCCGTTCCCATACTGGACCATCATGCTCGCACCTATGATCGGAGGTGCTCTCTTAGTGAACCACCCATACTTCACCATTTCTGGTACCACCTTTGGACCATTGTCTGCAAACACCGAGTTATGGTACCTTCGCGCGTACTTTGTCTTTGCAGCTGTTGTGTATGGTCGATGGGCTCACCTCGTCATCACAAGCATATGCGATTACCTTGGCATCAACTGCTTGACCATCCCCAAGCAGACAAGAGAGAAGAACAGCAAAACCAACGGCACTGCCAACAGCACCTATCCCGAGAAGGGCCGCACAGACTGA
- a CDS encoding Cytochrome c oxidase copper chaperone, producing the protein MASAPPTAANMGADLKDSTAPQTKHKPCCVCTDQKAKRDECMLFSTSNDPQKECADLVSQYKTCMAGYGFKI; encoded by the exons CACCACCGACAGCCGCCAACATGGGCGCAGACCTCAAGGACAGCACCGCGCCGCAGACAAAGCACAAG CCGTGCTGCGTGTGCACCGACCAGAAAGCGAAGCGTGACGAATGCATGCTCTTCTCCACATCGAACGATCCCCAGAAGGAGTGCGCCGACCTCGTCTCCCAGTACAAGACATGCATGGCTGGCTACGGGTTCAAGATCTAA
- a CDS encoding Dolichyl-P-Glc:Man(9)GlcNAc(2)-PP-dolichol alpha-1,3-glucosyltransferase produces the protein MASPAAHKPRRRRKMEEGSLAHVAHGTLDLDESTHARTPAFPLVAFLWPAKGTVSLWVTIPLILMAVGLFRWTVSLWGYSGYHSPPMHGDFEAQRHWMEITKHLPVSQWYFYDLQWWGLDYPPLTAYHSWLLGVIGSAIDPEWFALDKSRGLDDPDLKIYMRATVFVSEYLAYVPALVVFLRRYAKTEGVNVWEGSIALVAILLQPGTILIDHGHFQYNTVMLGFAVATLSSMVAGRPLWGCLFFVGALGFKQMALFYAPAVFAYLLGICLFPRINIVRFLSIAMVTVAAFAVLYLPFLLGIAYDMYRGVSTKGLPIPPLMESLPVRWDVNAWYYPVVLHMTQSIHRIFPFSRGLFEDKVANIWCSIHTFHKLHRYPQELLQRAALLATTAAILPPCLIIFLKPKKQLLPLTFAAVSWGFFLCSYQVHEKNVLLPLMPMTLLLGGRDGLLPSTRAWVGLANMLGIWTMFPLLKRDELRVPYFVITLLWAYLLGLPPVSFSAYHEGSRSGLNLLSKILHLNIYVAMVGWHVAEAFYPPPADKPDLWVVANAILGTGGFGICYLWCLWQLVAKSEILGKAKSKTQ, from the exons ATGGCATCACCGGCGGCGCACAAGCCGcgcaggaggaggaagatGGAAGAGGGCTCGCTCGCCCATGTTGCACACGGGACGCTCGATTTGGACGAGAGCACCCATGCTCGCACGCCTGCATTTCCTCTGGTTGCGTTCCTCTGGCCTGCCAAGGGCACCGTGTCGCTCTGGGTCACGATCCCGCTCATCCTGATGGCCGTTGGCCTGTTTCGATGGACAGTCAGCCTGTGGGGGTACTCTGGCTACCACTCGCCGCCTATGCATGGAGACTTTGAGGCTCAGCGGCATTGGATGGAAATCACCAAGCATCTGCCCGTGTCGCAGTGGTATTTCTACGACCTGCAATGGTGGGGGCTGGACTACCCCCCCCTCACTGCCTACCACAGTTGGCTGCTGGGTGTAAT TGGCTCCGCCATCGACCCAGAATGGTTCGCTCTCGACAAGTCGCGCGGCCTCGATGACCCTGATCTGAAGATATACATGCGAGCGACCGTCTTCGTGTCTGAATACCTCGCCTACGTCCCAGCGCTCGTCGTCTTCCTTCGTCGATACGCGAAAACCGAAGGCGTCAATGTCTGGGAAGGCTCCATTGCGCTGGTGGCCATCCTACTGCAGCCTGGCACCATCCTGATCGACCATGGGCACTTCCAGTACAATACCGTCATGCTCGGCTTCGCTGTCGCCACCCTGTCGAGCATGGTTGCCGGACGACCGTTGTGGGGTTGCCTCTTCTTCGTCGGCGCACTCGGCTTCAAGCAAATGGCCCTCTTCTACGCTCCTGCAGTCTTTGCATACCTGCTAGGGATTTGCCTGTTCCCCAGGATCAACATCGTGCGCTTCCTTTCCATCGCAATGGTGACGGTCGCGGCTTTTGCTGTGCTATATCTGCCTTTTTTGCTGGGCATTGCCTACGACATGTACAGAGGCGTCTCGACGAAAGGACTTCCAATCCCTCCACTCATGGAGTCATTACCGGTTCGCTGGGATGTCAACGCCTGGTATTACCCGGTCGTTCTGCACATGACCCAGTCCATCCACCGCATCTTCCCTTTCTCGCGCGGACTGTTCGAGGACAAGGTCGCCAACATCTGGTGTTCGATTCACACCTTCCACAAGCTCCATCGCTACCCACAGGAGCTACTGCAGCGCGCAGCTCTTCTCGCTACCACTGCTGCTATCCTCCCGCCATGCCTGATCATCTTCCTCAAGCCGAAAAAGCAGCTCTTGCCGCTCACGTTTGCCGCTGTCTCTTGGGGCTTCTTCCTGTGCTCATACCAGGTGCATGAGAAGAACGTGCTTCTACCGCTCATGCCTATGACTCTCCTGCTAGGCGGGCGAGACGGCCTGCTTCCCTCGACTCGCGCCTGGGTGGGACTTGCCAACATGCTTGGTATCTGGACCATGTTCCCCCTGTTGAAGAGGGACGAGCTCCGAGTCCCGTACTTTGTCATCACGCTACTGTGGGCGTACTTGCTCGGTCTTCCGCCAGTCTCTTTCTCCGCGTACCACGAGGGCAGTCGAAGTGGGCTCAACCTGCTTAGCAAGATCCTTCACCTGAACATTTATGTGGCTATGGTGGGCTGGCACGTTGCTGAAGCCTTCTATCCGCCACCAGCCGACAAGCCGGATCTGTGGGTTGTCGCAAACGCCATTCTTGGCACAGGCGGATTCGGAATCTGCTACCTTTGGTGTCTGTGGCAACTAGTCGCAAAGAGCGAAATCCTTGGAAAAGCGAAGAGCAAGACACAGTAG
- a CDS encoding nuclear localization sequence binding protein gives MGKTKVADKSSKKEKKSELSSVKAGRVTKAAETPKAKSKATGKAAGAAVEKKSSKKAKKEPTPEPSSSESDSEDSDSDSEIPDAPAAKAESSDSDSSDSESEEEKKPAAKADSSDSDSDSESDSDSSEAEKPAAKAEATSDSDSDSDADSSDSSDSDEEEAPSKKRKAEEAAEPVVKKSKTEDAPAAAQGIANLFVGSLSWNIDEDWLRREFEHFGTITGCRVITDRETGRSKGFGYVEFESAADAAKAQKEMMGYELDGRALNVDFSTPREKPANKTFDRANKYGDKRSAPSNTLFLGNLSFDCNNDLVQEAFQEYGSVSRVSLPTDRETGALKGFGYVDFSSTEEATAALEALNGAEIAGRAIRLDYAAARDDSNGGGRGGFGGGRGGGRGGRGGFGDRGGRGGRGGGRGGFGDRGGRGGRGGRGGGSFNRGGFGDFKGSKVSFD, from the exons ATGGGAAAGACAAAGGTCGCCGACAAGTCGtccaagaaggagaagaagtctgAGCTTTCGAGCGTCAAGGCTGGCCGTGTCACAAAGGCCGCTGAGACACCCAAGGCAAAGAGCAAGGCCACCGGCAAGGCTGCTGGCGCCGCCGTCGAGAAGAAGTCCTCCAAGAAGGCCAAGAAGGAGCCCACTCCCGAGCCATCCAGCAGCGAGTCCGACTCTGAGGACTCCGACTCTGACTCTGAGATCCCTGACGCGCCCGCCGCCAAGGCTGAGTCTTCCGACTCTGACAGCAGCGACAGCGAGAgcgaggaggagaagaagcccGCTGCCAAGGCTGACAGCTCCGACTCCGACTCCGACTCTGAGAGCGACTCTGACAGCAGCGAGGCTGAGAAGCCTGCTGCCAAGGCTGAGGCC ACTTCCGACTCCGACTCCGACTCCGACGCCGACTCGTCCGACTCCTCTGACAGCGACGAGGAGGAGGCCCCTTCGAAGAAGCGCAAGGCCGAGGAGGCTGCTGAGCCTGTTGTCAAGAAGTCCAAGACTGAGGAtgcccccgccgccgcccagGGTATTGCCAACCTTTTCGTTGGCAGCCTCAGCTGGAACATTGACGAGGACTGGCTCCGCCGCGAGTTCGAGCACTTCGGTACCATCACCGGCTGCCGTGTCATCACCGACCGTGAGACGGGCCGCTCCAAGGGTTTCGGATACGTCGAGTTCGAGTCTGCCGCCGATGCTGCCAAGGCTCAGAAGGAGATGATGGGATACGAGCTTGATGGCCGTGCCCTCAACGTCGACTTCTCTACTCCCCGTGAGAAGCCCGCCAACAAGACCTTCGACCGCGCCAACAAGTACGGCGACAAGCGTTCCGCTCCCAGCAACACTCTCTTCCTCGGCAACCTCTCCTTCGACTGCAACAACGACCTTGTCCAGGAGGCTTTCCAGGAGTACGGCAGCGTCTCTCGTGTCTCTCTCCCCACCGACCGTGAGACTGGTGCGCTCAAGGGCTTCGGGTACGTCGACTTCTCTTCCACTGAGGAGGCTACTGCTGCTCTCGAGGCTCTGAACGGTGCCGAGATTGCCGGCCGTGCGATCCGTCTCGACTACGCTGCTGCTCGTGATGACAGCAACGGTGGAGGCCGTGGCGGATTCGGTGGCGGTCGCGGTGGTGGCCGTGGTGGCCGCGGTGGCTTCGGCGACCGTGGTGGTCGTGGCGGCCGTGGAGGCGGTCGTGGTGGCTTCGGCGACCGTGGCGGCCGTGGTGGTCGCGGTGGCCGTGGTGGTGGTTCGTTCAACCGTGGTGGCTTTGGTGACTTCAAGGGCTCCAAGGTCAGCTTCGActaa